ATCATTTTTTCTTTGTATTACCAGACCTTTGTTTTTACGGCCGGTTTTGTCTTCTACTATAGATTTATCAAGGGCTTCGAGATATGCACTCATCATATCCACAATAAAATTGTCCGTGTATTCTTTTAAGGTGGTTTCCATCTCTTCAATGGCCTTAATTCTATCTGAAGCAAAAAAATTTAATAATTGCTCAATGAATTTTTCGCATTTTTGTAGTAGAATAGTATTCACAAGAGACACTCCTTTGGTAATTTGGGTTTTGCTCGACTTTATTTTACCAAAAAGAGTGGTCTCTTGTTTCTTTTTTTCCTACAACAATTTTACACTATGGTCAACTTTCTTCATTATGTTTCTTTTTCACACCAATCGCAACTATTGCACAACTGAACACGTCCCACAAAAACATCCTGCACCATCTTTAATGTATTTTTAGGGTAACTTTTTTCTTTATAGTGGAATACTATTTCCCGAGGCGCAATAGATATTAAGGCACTGAGCAGTAGGTCCTCGTAGTTGATGTCGCTCTCAATCATGTTTAATACAAAATCGTCAATTTCCTCATGATTTAGTCTTTTCTTATTTTTGTCATAAAGACCAAAATACCCATTGTCTTTCACAATTATATGAACCTGATCGATGCGCGGCTCTTGAATTTCAACAAAATACCTTAGCAATTGAATGAATTCACCGTATTCCCGCTCAATTAAAAAGTCGTCCACTGCATTGTCAATGGCATCCTTGAGCTCAGATATATACTCTTTTAAACGAAATCGGATAAAGCCATCAACAACCAGATGGTCATGGTTAGAAAGGTACTCATTTAACCGTTGATAAATTTGGTTGCGGCGCTGATTATGTACCCTATAGCCCATTTCCCCGTTCTTCATTCTTAACTTTTCAACGGTGTGCTGAAAAATCCTCTGTTTTTCCTCTTCATTAAAGTAGTAATAGTTTTCGCGTATAAGGTCATTTAAGAGAACTGATTCCCATTTATTTAAGATAACATCTGACACTACACTGGCAACATAATTTTGAAATAATTTA
This sequence is a window from Desulfofalx alkaliphila DSM 12257. Protein-coding genes within it:
- the ytxC gene encoding putative sporulation protein YtxC, with product MYCNNGRGDYVNPCISIGASKHVDLLKANLRRQFCILEDEGIKVEVSELPAGKYTFLSCNLGNKCCPPSNGEKEYKLFQNYVASVVSDVILNKWESVLLNDLIRENYYYFNEEEKQRIFQHTVEKLRMKNGEMGYRVHNQRRNQIYQRLNEYLSNHDHLVVDGFIRFRLKEYISELKDAIDNAVDDFLIEREYGEFIQLLRYFVEIQEPRIDQVHIIVKDNGYFGLYDKNKKRLNHEEIDDFVLNMIESDINYEDLLLSALISIAPREIVFHYKEKSYPKNTLKMVQDVFVGRVQLCNSCDWCEKET